A segment of the Phocoena sinus isolate mPhoSin1 chromosome 11, mPhoSin1.pri, whole genome shotgun sequence genome:
GAGGGCCTCCATTCCAGGAGAGATGTCTGTCCACAAAGATAAATAGAGTCTTGTGATCGAGAAGGACTGGAGATGGGTGGTTTATTTAGCAAAGCTGATCAGGGAAGCCTCTGAATTTTTACCACATGTGTTGTGAATGAATGATGAGTTGGAAGCATTGATGTTAAGATCACAGGCAGGAGGAGTCTAAGGAAAGAGTGTGGCTGTAACttaatgaaagaaggaaggcCGGAGGAGGGGTGAGGTTGGAGAGCCTTAGCCAGTAAGGAATTGAGAGTCTATCCTAAGTGAGAAAGTCTGAACAAGAGGAGTTGCATGAATGGTTGGGAGAAGTAACATCTCGTCAGTAATTCCAAATCCTGGTCATTCTTCTAGCTGGATATAAGAAACAGAATGTCCAACACAGAGGACAGGTAAATCCTGACAAGGATGGTAAATGGTGCTCCCAGGATGACAGCTGTCTCACTGAGAGCAACTAGTTAAGATCGAAGCCGACACAAGGTTCTGGGAGTTTTATCTGACAGTAAAATGGACAGAATACCCAGGGTAGCTGATTGTATTGTGAGGAAATTTGTGATTCATTAATGACAGGTACCAAGAAAACCAAGCAAAGAGAAAACAGGCCGATTATTCATCCCAGGGAAAACACAAAGTTGTCTAGGAAAGGAAGAGCAGGCATGGTTTACTCTGTAGTTTGGCTATGAATACCCTTTATAAGATCATAATAGCATAAACACTGAACACCAACCTAGCCTAAATTACAATATAACTATATTAGAGGAAGGGGTGcctgtgtgtggtgtgaggatgaaaaaatttaaatcctcTTCTTCCATAGCAGGAAGTAAAGAGAAAAGGCCTGAAGCTGAAAAATCAAGATATAGCAAAGCAAGAATACTATTTAGAGACAGAAGGTCAGTATTAACAGAATTAGTTAAAAGCAGTTGAAAACTTGTCAACTCTGGGGACAAGAACATGATAGGAGAAGGGGCTAGAGACTGGAATTTTTTTTACGCAAATCTGGTAGAACTATTGGATTCTCTAAACTATGTGGATAAAATTAcgttgttaaaaattaaaattttaagaaagaaagcagattgGAAGAGGGGATGTGGATGCAGCCCATGCAGAATCCTCTTTCAGAGAAAGTGATGGGAGGAGCTTGTGGGGTATGGGTTATAGGACAGAGAAGAGATTTAATGTTCTCAGTATATGAGAGTGATGATATGTTTATTATCTGTGGAGAGGGAACTCTGCAAAGGGGGAGAGtttgaaaatacagaagagaagGTGACTGTCTATTCTAAAAGAGACTGAAAGAAGTCAGATCAAGAAtgcagagcagggcttccctggtggcgcagtggttgagagtccgcctgccgatgcaggggacacgggttcgcgccccggtccgggaagatcccacatgccgcggagcggctgggcccgtgagccatggccgctgagcctgcacgtccggagcctgtgctcgcaatgagagaggccacaacagtgagaggcccgcgaaccccccccaaaaaaaaaaaaataataatgcagaacagggcttccccggtggctcagtggttaagaatccgcctgcctatgtaggggacatgggctggatccctggtctgggaagatcccacatgccgtggagcagctaagcctgtgcaccacaaatactgagcctgcgctctagagcccgcgagccacaacaaccgaagcccgtgtaccacaactactgaagcctgcgcacctagaggctgtgctcgcagcaagagaagccaccgcggtaagcctgtgcaccacaacgaagagtaacccccgctcgctgcaactggagaaagcccgcacacagcagtgaagacccagcgcagctaaaaattaaaaataagttaaaaataaataaatttattttaaaaaaggaatgcaggacaattttttttttaatgagagataATTTACTTTGAGactagaaggggaaaaaatgtgagTGTGAAGGCAGATACATAAACCTAAAAGTTTTGGAATAGCTCCATATTCCTTCCAAATTGTTTCCAGTGATTTCTGGGTAATATATGCATAGTGAAAAAAAGCACACTTCTGGTCAAAagaggacactttttttttttctgaagtatagttaattaatAATGTTGTgctaattactgctgtacagcaaagtgattcagctgtacatatatatacattctttttgttaatattcttttccattatggtttatcataggatattgaatatagttctctgtgctctacagtaggaccttgttgtttacctattctatatataagagtttacatctgctaaccccaaactcccactccatcccttccccaacaGCCtcgccttggcaaccaccagtctgttcaaGACAGGACACTTTTATGACTTTATTAAACATTAGGACAGAGATGAGAGAAACACGTTTCCAAGGATGCATCAAGTTAAGTTTTAAGTAAAAGATCAGCAGAGATCAGGGCACTATGGGGACAGACATCTCTTGCGGTGTCTTCTGAGATCTTTCTCTGAGAACGACCCGACTCCTCACCCCAGAGGTGGGTGCCAGCCACCACCATGTTTGTACTATGGGATCTTGGTCCCCTGGTCACAGTACATTGGGCTGGGGTGGATACTTTCCCCAAGTTTGGGCAGTCGTTTGTTTCTTCAATGATTTAAAATTGTGACTGGGAGTCACAGTCTCTGTGGGCGGCTAGAGCTGAGGTGACATAAAAACACAGGACCTATAGGGTTGACATGTCAGCTGAAAAGGACAGTCAGTCCATAGGGAGAGAATATGGCTGATGTATCGAGGGATCTAGAAAACAGGGACCATATggtccagagagagagagcaagacgGACTGCTCTGCGTTCTGCTGGCTCTTCCACTCTGAGTTCTGTTCCTTGCAGGGCCTGGCTCAAACCCACCCTTGGGTTCTGAATACCACTCCTGTGTCTTTACTGTAAACACCCTCTCCTTTTGTCTATAACCATTTTAATAGCGTTTCTGTGACTGGCAAGCAAAAACCTGGATTAGAATAATCTTCTCCCACTTCCATCCGAGTCCTCTTCTGGCCATCGATTTCCCCCCATTTATTCTCTCTTGGGAAATCCACAGAGTCCCCATAATCTCTTGGTTTCTCTCTTTTCCGGGACCAAATGCTCCCAGTTCCAACCCCCGTCTTGCCCCTACTCACCTGTATCttgctcaactttttttttttttttggctgtgtggaaCAGCAtgctccctgaccggggatcgaacctgtgcccccgcATTAgaagcacagagttttaaccactgggaAGTCCCTTCCTCAACTTCCATGCCCTAAAAAAACCAGGTTTTCCAGAAAGCCCTCCCGGACTACTCAGACCTCAGGGATCCCCTCTTCCTGACCTCCAATAGCACCAGACTATGTCCATGGGTCCCTGTTCCCAGACCACAGCCTGGATCCAGGATGGCTTCATCGGCACCATCTAGAGCATGTTAAAATATTACAGACTACCTGTCACCACTCTCCCCAGCCCcgagattctaattcagtagatctgggagAAGCCTGTACTTTTTAAAAGGCTCTCAAGTGACTCTTCTCTGTATTCCAGTTTGAAAACCATCCATCTGTACCACTCACTTGGTACTTGACATAAACTACTTTGTATAGTTAGTTACCACTTtgtgtgcattttaaattttgttcacaGTAAACTAAAACCTTCCAGGCCACAGATTTAGAGAGCATTCAGGTGGATCTCTCCTAGACCTTCCTCTTACCAGATACCTTGATGATCTACACTGCTACCCTCCTACCTGATATGATTGACCCCAGGCAGAAGATATGGCCATCCTACCCAAGCCTTGGGCCTCTTTGTCATGCTTGGGACTCTAGGGAATGTAGAAAAAGGAGATGACATTGTAGATCATGGCTGGATACCAATGGCCTCTTCATGACAGAGTAAATCTGGACAAGACTGAAATTTCCATGAACGTTTCCTCTCCTGGTGCCCTGTAGAACTGTCATTGGTTGCGGGGAGTTGCAATGAACAGGATACTCTGCATCCCTTTTGGGGCAAATCCGAATTCAGGATGTTGATTTCATGATGTCCATGTGATACAGTCCGTTCACACGTGACACACAAGGGGACCCAAACTGATGCGTCAGATGGAGCAAGACGTAGCTAGACTGGCCCGGGAATGATTGTCAATCCCCAGTAGCAGGTGGTCATGCTCAGTAGTCATCCCCAGAAGTCCCCACTTCCAGATCCCAGCGCCCCTTACACCCTGAAAGAATTGGCCAAGACCTGGTAACATGAAGACGGTGCAAAcactgtttaaaattttactgctGCTAGCCAGGGCTTTGGGTAGAgcaagaaagtgtgtgtgtgtgtgtgtgtgtgtgtgtgtgtgtgtgtgtgtgtgtgtgtgttttgggggtgggaaagggaacTCCTTGGTGCCCCACAAGTCCCTGCCATGAGTACAGGAGCCAAAAAGGAGGAGACCTGTAGGACAGAGGTTGATCCCATTCAAAGTCAGCACAGTGGGGATGAACGTGGTAGACTCTGACACTGAGCATTCAAGGGCTGTCAGACACTTGCCAGGAAGCCGTAGGGTGTCTCCCCTACCTGTTTCTCTCAGAAGGGCCATTACCTAAAGTAGCAAAAACCATATGACCAATGTTGTCCCAGCTCACACTTCTGGGATCCCATCTCTGCCCACCTACCCCAAACCGGACACCCTCGCCTCACCTCTTCTCTTCTATTCCCTGCCTACCACTCGTCCctgaccccacccctccccacagaATCTCTCATCCTCCACCCTAGTCCCGTGCAGAGTCATCTGCTTTTCTCCCCACCAGACTCCCGGGTCCTGCGCACCTGGGGCTGCTGGACAGACATGTGCCTGTGATGATGAGGGTGACGCCCACGAGGAAGCCGGCCAGGCCAAGGGCCAGGCCGAGGGTGAAGACCAGGGTCTCTGTGGTGTCAGGCAGCAGGGTAGGCACCTGGGGctctgggagagaaagagagggtcAGGGGGTCGGGCAAAGGGATTCCAGAGTGAAGGACACATGGGTGTGAGAAGGGGGGCCCGGGGAGGGGGCTTCGTACCCCAGTGCTTAAAGAGCGGCTGGTCCAGGCCCCAGTGCTCCACCTTGCAGTCATAGAAGTCATCCACCGAGGGCACGAAGGGCAAGTAGTGGAACTTCCGGAACAGATGGTTGGGCTGGGCATAGAAGCTGGTCTGGGCCACCCCCTCGGTGATGGTCTGACCGTTGCGCAGCCAGGTGATATTGATGACAGGGGGGAAGATGTTCTCCACGACGCAGATGAGGACGTTGGGCTGGCCCAGCTCCACGTGAGACTTGGGCAGCACAGTCACTCTTGGGGGCACTAGGAGGAACCAGGCCCTGAATCCCACAGGCTCAGCCCTCCAGCTGGGCCTTATCAGGGCTGGGATTGAAGGGTGTTTCCTCCTATTAGCTTTCTGAGAGCAGGGAATGGTCTGGGATGGTGACACCAGGACAGAAGCAGGGGGACAGAGGGATGAGAGATTGTGGAGGGCAGAGGGGGCCCCCGGGGGTCCTGTATCTGCCAGGTCCCTGATGGGAAGTACAGCGGGAGGGGTCATTTCTCAAGAGGAAGAGGTTGCTGAAGGAATCTGAGAAGATCTAGCACCTCCTGGGAAGGAGAGGGCCTGAGCACAACAGTCTCAGATTCCGAGAGTGGTGCCCAGGAGTCAACAGAGGCCTGTGAGGGGGAGAGGaggcttctctgggcctcccctGCCTGCCAGGGGCTTAGTGGAGGggggcacagaggaaaggcccgGTACCGTTGGCGGCTCTGGTACGGTTCGAGCGCTCCACCAAGACGTCCAGATGCGCTTTGACCATCGTGATACTGGCTAGCCCATTCTGCGGGTCAAAGTAGGCGAAGTTGCCAAATTCAGGCAGACGCCACACAGCCTCCCTCTTCTTCAGGTCCACAGAGAACAGCTGCTCTCCATCGAAATCATGGGTGAACTGACCCGAGCCATCATAGGACTGGTAGAAGGCTGGTCCGTAGGAGCCCATGTGGTCAGCTGTATTGGGTGAGTTCAGGGTcggggcagaaaagaaaaggtatcAATCTCATCCATCAGATGTGATGTATTGAGTCTCTGAGCTGTGCCCCATCCTTGGTTCTGTGTGGGGGCAGAGTCCCGTTCTGACGCTGAGCTGGTCCTTGGAGAGTAGAAGGGTTGCCAAGGGACGGAAGGGAGAGGATGGAGGGCATGGGCACATCCCCTGCACACTGGCCAGCACAGTCACGGGTGCAGCCTGGCATACCGGGTTGGGAAGAAGACAGGTTGCCTAAAGTCAGGCTTGGGATCCCCAGAGttaaatcttggctctgctgGTCTGCCCCAGCTGTGCTACCAGGTCCTGTGTGTGAGATGCGAGGTGAGTAGGGGTGGGATGAGGAGAAAATAATTAAGGTTAAGAGCCTCCATCGAGCTTTGGGCACAGAGATGCAGTGCAAGAGGATGTGAGGGAAAACAGGTGACAGCGGGCAGGAGTAAGAATTAAGATTTGTGACCAGAGactgaagggatagaaaaaggcAGCCCAAGGTATTGCAAAGAGCAGTGGAAAAGGAGTCAGAAGTTCAGGGTTCGTGTCACAACTCTTCTGTCTCAGAGCATTAGGATCAAATGTGTGTCTTCCCATGACTGAGGCTCAGTTTTCTAGAAATTGGGAGTTAGGTGTTCGTTGACAAGATGCCTTTATAATTCTATGAAATTATTTGTGCAATGATCGTGAGAAACCACCGTGTGCCCAGCACGATAGCAGGCCCCAAGGAAATACAGACAAACCAGCTGTGGACCCCGCACACAAGGAACTCAAGTCTAGAGCAGGATAAAGACAGATAAACAGCTACCTATTGACCTGGTGATAaatacagcaatagaaaatggGCTCGCCCGAAGCCAGCAAGCGGTACAGAAATCAGGATGCTGGGCAGCAGTAGGACGGAGGTTTGGGTCTCAGAGAGGGGGGAGGAATGAGGAGGCACCTGAATGTGACGCTGGGCTGAGCTGCACCTGTATTTTAGGTCCGGGACAGACCTGATAGAGGTGAGAGGGATGCGGGTAACAGAAGTTGCCCATAAACCAGAGGAAAGGAACTGTTCACTCTCTGTACCATCTGGCGTGTAACCCCACGcccttaatctcctctcctcacccaGCACCCTCTGCACTCACCCTTGATGGCCCCAGCTTCCTGCGGGCTCAGGAGGGTCATCAGGGTGTGGAGTCCCAGGACCAGCCCCCCACTGAGGACCATTGTCCCCTGGTGCTTTAACCAAATAAGTCCCAGTCGGTGTGGAGGGTAAAGGAAGACGGGGAAggtaaagaggaagaaacagattCTAGGATGAGGGAGTCCCCTGCCGTATTCAGCCAATC
Coding sequences within it:
- the LOC116762836 gene encoding HLA class II histocompatibility antigen, DO alpha chain-like translates to MVLSGGLVLGLHTLMTLLSPQEAGAIKADHMGSYGPAFYQSYDGSGQFTHDFDGEQLFSVDLKKREAVWRLPEFGNFAYFDPQNGLASITMVKAHLDVLVERSNRTRAANVPPRVTVLPKSHVELGQPNVLICVVENIFPPVINITWLRNGQTITEGVAQTSFYAQPNHLFRKFHYLPFVPSVDDFYDCKVEHWGLDQPLFKHWEPQVPTLLPDTTETLVFTLGLALGLAGFLVGVTLIITGTCLSSSPR